The genomic interval ACAATCTGTATCGGTATGGCTGCTTCTATGGGAGCATTCTTATTATCTTCAGGAGCAAAAGGAAAGAGATTTGCATTACCAAATGCTGAAATAATGATACACCAACCTTTAGGTGGATTCCAAGGGCAAGCAACTGATATAGATATTCATGCTAAGAGAATATTAAAGATAAAAGATAAATTAAACCAAATCTTAAGTGAAAATACAAATCAACCTCTTGAAAAGATAAAAGTAGATGTTGAAAGAGATTATTTCATGGAAGCATCAGAAGCAGTAGAATACGGATTAATAGATAAAGTTATAGAAAGAAAATAATCTACAACTTAAATCTTATTGAAAGTTGAGGTGGATAAGATGGGAAAATTTGAAGACAAAAAGCAATTAAGATGTTCTTTTTGTGGTAAAAATCAGGAACAGGTTAAGAGATTAATCGCAGGTCCTGGTGTATATATATGTGATGAATGTATAGAGCTTTGTTCAGAAATAATAGAAGATGAATTTGAAGGAAATACAGAATCATCACCATTAGAAGC from Clostridium perfringens carries:
- the clpP gene encoding ATP-dependent Clp endopeptidase proteolytic subunit ClpP codes for the protein MSNLVPMVVEQTSKGERSYDIFSRLLKDRIIMLSGEVNDVTANLVVAQLLFLESEDPDKDIHLYINSPGGSITSGMAIYDTMQYIKPDVSTICIGMAASMGAFLLSSGAKGKRFALPNAEIMIHQPLGGFQGQATDIDIHAKRILKIKDKLNQILSENTNQPLEKIKVDVERDYFMEASEAVEYGLIDKVIERK